TTGCCCACCACCGCGTGCTGGTGGCAGTGCTGCTGCGTGATGGCCGTGGCCTCGACCCGCGGGAACTCCACGTCGGGTGCGTAGCGTTCCAGGAACTCGGCCAGCGTGAACGCCTGCGAGGGCAGGCCGTGCAGCTCCGCCTCGTCCAGCAGCTCCCGCGAGTCGTGCCGGAAGACGGCGAGGCAGCTCGGCTCCAGGCCGACCACGGGAGTCCCGGCTTCCAGTTCCGGCCGCAGCACCCGCAACGTCCGCCGCAGCACCTTCCGCGCCACGCCCAGCTGCCCGGTCGAGATCCAGGTCAGCCCGCAGCACACCGACGACGACGGCAGCACCACGTCGAACCCGGCGTGCTCCAGCACCCGCACCGCGTCGTGACCGACCTCGGGCGACAGGAAGTTCGTGAACGTGTCCGGCCACAGCACCACCCGCGGACGGCCCTGCTCCCGCCCGCGGAACCCGCGCCGGAACGTCCGCGGCGCGAACCGCGGCAGCGACCGCTCCGGCGTGATCCCACCCGCCTTCTTCACCAGCCCGGACAGCCGCCCGCCCAGCACGCGGTTCGCCAGCCGCGGCGCCGCCGAAGCCAGCCGCGACAGCACCGGCAGGAACCCGAGCGTGTAGTGGCTCGCCGGGCGCAGCCGTCCCCGGTAGTGCTGGTGCAGGAACTCCGCCTTGTACGAGGCCATGTCCACATTGACCGGGCAGTCCGACAGGCATCCCTTGCACGCCAGGCACAGGTCCAGCGCCTCCAGCACTTCGGAAGACCGCCAGCCGTCGGTGATCGTCTCGCCACGCATCATCTCGAACAGCAGGTGCGACCGGCCGCGCGTGGAGTGCTCCTCGCGACCGGTGACCATGTAGCTCGGGCACATCACGCCGGACGACTTGTCGACGCAGGCCCCGACGCCGACGCACCGCCGGGTCGCCGTCGCCAGGCTGCCGCCGTCGTGCGGGTACTTCAAGGTGAGTGGCAGCGACCGCACCGGCCCGTCGAACCGCAGGTCCGCGTCGAGCGCGCGCGGGTGCACGAGGTTGCCCGGGTTCAGCAGGTCGCCGGGGTCCCAGATCGCCTTGAACCGCTCGAACAACGCGAGGATCTCCGGCGGGTACATGCGGGACAACAGCTCGGCACGCGCCTGCCCGTCGCCGTGCTCGCCGGACAGCGATCCGCCGTGCCGCACCACCAGGTCGGCCGCGTCCTCCATGAACGCGCGGAACTGCCGCCGCCCTTCCTCGCTGGTCAGCCCGAAGTTGATCCGGACGTGCACACAACCCTCGCCGAAGTGTCCATACGGGACACCCGTCAAACCGTACTTCCCGAGCAGGGCGCGGAAGTCACGCAGGTACACGCCAAGGTTCGCGGGCGGGACGGCGGAGTCCTCCCAGCCCGGCCACGCCTCGGAGCCGTCCGCCATGCGGGTCACGATGCCGGCCGCGGCCTCCCGCACCGACCACAGCACGCGCTGATCGGCCGGACGGGTCTCGACGACGGTCGCCGCGCCGGTCTCTCGCGTGAGCACGTCCGCGACGTCGGCGGCCCGCGCCGCCGCGTCGGCGGCGTCTGCTCCCCCGACCTCGACGAACAGCCAGCCGCGCCCCTCGGGCAGCAGGTCGACCGCCGGATGGGACCGCCGCGTCAGCAGCGAGTCGATCAGATCGCGCCCCATGCCCTCGACGGTCAGCGGCTTGAGCGGCAGCACCGAGGGCACGGCGTCGGCGGCCGCGATGTCGTCGGCGTACCCCGCGACGACCAGCGCGCGGGCCGCGGGCGCGGGCACCAGCCGCACGGTGATCTCGGTCAGCAGCACGCAGGTGCCCTCGGTGCCCACGAGCGCGCGGACCAGGTTCGTGCCGTTCTCGGGCAGCAACTGCTCCAGCGCGTACCCCGACACGCGTCGCGGGATCGTCGGGAAAGCCGTGCGCAGCAACGCCAGGTTGTCCAGCGCGAGCTGCTTCGACGCCGCGACCCGCGGGTCCTCGGGCAGCTCCGGCCCGATCACCAGCCGCGCACCGTCCGCGGTCAGCACGTCCAGCGCGATCACGTTGTCCGCGGTCCGGCCCCACGCCACGGAATGGGATCCGCACGCGTCGTTGCCGACCATGCCGCCGATCGTGCAGCGGCTGTGCGTCGACGGGTCCGGCCCGAACGTCAGGCCGTGTGGCGCGGCCGCCGCGCGCAGCGCGTCCAGCACCACACCGGGCTGCACGCGCGCGGTCCGCGCCTGCGGGTCGATCTCCAGCACCCGGTCGAGGTGCCTGCTGTAGTCGACCACGACACCCCGCCCGAGCGCCTGCCCGCCGATGCTGGTGCCGGAACCCCGTGCGGTGATCGGGATTCCGTACTCCCGGCACAGCCGGACCGTCGTCTCCAGGTCCTCCACAGTGGACGGGAAGACGACGGCCACCGGCACGTGCCGGTAGTTCGACGCGTCCATGCTGTAGGTGGCGCGCGCCGTCGTGCCGGATTCCACCTCACCCGTGAGCGCGTGGCCCAGTTCCCCGAGGAACCGGGCCACGCGCTCGTCGGTAGCCACGGTCATGAAACCGGTTCACCGGCCCGCAGCGGCGCGGCGGCGAACCGGCCCTCGTGGGCGAGCACCGGACGGCGGTCGCCGCCCAGCTCGGGGTATTTCTGCTCCAGTTTCTCGCGCCGGGTCATCTGCCGGTGCCAGTGCCGCACCGTTTCCCGGTCACCGTCACCCGTGCCGCGCCAGCTCTTCGGCGCGTCGTCCCGGCTGGGACCGGCCGAAGCGACCCCGCCCAGCCGCACCGCGGGTGGCAGCCGGTGGGGCACGGAACCGCACTCGCAGTCCGGGGCCGGACTGGCGGACGACGGCACGAGCGCCTCGAACCGGTTCCCGCAGTCACACGCGTAGTCGTAGATCGGCATCGGCTCACCAGTTCTCGATCGATTCGGCGAAGATCGCCGACAGGTCCTCGCCCCGCACCGGCCGCGGGGCCGTCGCCAGCAGCCGCTCCTGCTTGAGCGTCCCGTCGACCAGTCCGGAGATGTCGCTCTCGTCGTAGCCGACACCGCCGATCCCGTTGGGGGTGCCGATGTCGCGCATCAACGAGGACAACACGAACGGCAGCTGGTCGACGGGGTCGTGCTGCTCGGGCGCGTGCGGGTCGAGGATCCGCGCGGCCCGCAGGTGCTTGTCCGGGTTGGTCGGGAAGGTGAACCGGAACGCCGCCGGCGCGGTCAGCGACACCGATTCACCGTGCGGGACCAGCGCCTCGTCCTGCGGGTAGTTCTTCGGCCGGTAGTCCTTGACGCGCCCGGCGATCGGGTACGCGCAGGCGTGCGGGATGTGCACGCCCGCGTTGCCGAAGCCCATCCCGGCGAACGTGGCGGCCAGCATCATGTCCGACCGCGCGGCCAGGTCACCGCCGTTGAGCACGGCCTTGCGGAACGAACGGGCCAGCAGGGTCAGCGCCTGCTCGGTCCAGGCGTCGGAGATCGGGTTCGACCCGCAGTAGGCGACACGGGTCTCCGGACGGTGCCGGGCGAAGGAGTCGAACGGCTTGGCCGTGTAGGACTCCAGCGCGTGGCACAGCACGTCCATGCCGCTGGCCGCGGTCACCTCGGGCGGCATGCTCAGCGTGAGCAGCGGGTCGACGACCGCCATCGACGGCCGCAGCCGCGGGTGGCTGATACCGGCCTTCACCTTGAGGTCGAGGAAGTCCATGATGCACACCGGCGTCGTCTCCGACCCCGTGCCCGCCGTGGTCGGCACCGCGACCAGCGGCTTGAGCGGCCCGTCCGGCGCCTTGCCCTGGCCGATCGGCTTGTTGACGTAGTCGTAGAGGTCGGCCGGGTAGGTGGTCATCAGGTTGATGGCCTTGGCGGTGTCGATCGAGGAGCCGCCGCCGACCGCGATGAAGCCGTCCCACTCCGACTCCTTCGCGAAGTCGACCGCGGCCTGGATGCTGACGTCGGTCGGTTCGACGTGCACCTGGTCGTAGACCTCGACGGTCAGCCCGCCCGCCTTGGCGGCGTCGGCGACGCGCTGCGGCACGCCCGTGGAGGCGATGCCGGGGTCGGTGACGATCAGGACCCGCTGCGCGCCCATCTGGGCGAGATCCCAGCCGATCTCGTCGACGGCGCCGGGCCCGAACTTGAGCGGGGTCGCACCCCAGGTGAAGACGGTTTCGTTCAGGTACTCGGTCACGGAAGTCCCCTTTCAGCCGAAGTGCCCGTCGGGCGCGAACGGAAGCGTGGCGGCCTGCGCCGGATCGTGGCCGAAGATGACCTCGGCGTTCGTTTCCTCGGCGATGCGGCGCAGTTTCTCCACCGACTCCAGCCAGCGCACGCTGTCCCACACGATCGCGGCGCCGACGGCGGGCGGGCCCCAGCTCTCGTCCAGGTAGACGGCGTCGGAGGTGAAGATCTTGGTGCCCGCACCGGGCAGGTCCACCCGCAGGGACATGGTCCCCCAGGTGTGTCCGGGTGTCGCGATGACGCTGACGCCGGGCGCGATCTCGGCGTCGCCGGAGACGAGTTCGTAGTCGATGCCCTCGTAGTCGACCTTGAGGTGCGCGCCCTTGAACGGCCCGTCGATGCCGAGCGCGCCGTCGTGCTCGTCGGAGTTGACGACGATCCGGGTCTTGCCGTTGTCGAACAGCTTCGCGTTGGCGGCATGGTCGAAGTGCAGGTGGGACAGCACGAGCACGTCGATGTCGTCCGGGGTCAGCTCCAGGCTCGCGAGCGAGTCCTGCAGGTAGCTGGTGCCCTCCTGGACGGGGAAGAACTCCTGCAGACCGGTGGGCGCCCAGCGGGTCTCCCAGTCCTGCGGGACGCCGGTGTCCCAGAGGATGCGCCCGTCCGGATGCTCGATGAGCACCGCATGGGTGGGACAGGTCGTCCACACCGCCTCTTTGCGGGTGTCCGAACGGTCGGTGATGGTCGCGCCCGGCTTCAGCAGCAGCCAGGTCTGGTCGCATTCCATGGTTCCGGTTCTGAGCAGGTGGACTTTGCTCGGTGCCGTCATCTGCGCCTCCTTGCGCCTCGTGATCCGGCCGAGGCACAGGGTGGCATGTAGCATGCTACTCAGTCAACGCCGGGGTACGCGGTCCACTCCAAGGAGACCGGCGGGAGCGCGTCTCCGCTGGCGGCGGCCTCCTGGCTGATCAGCAGGCGGCCGGTGTGCAGCAGGTGGGCACGCATCGATTCCGCAGCCGCCGCGGCCTCGCCCGCCTCGATGCGGGCGAAGATCTCCTCGTGCTCGGCAAGGATGTCGGCCAGCGTGCGGGACGTGTCGACGGTCGAGCTCCCCCGCAGCAGCACCATGTCACGCAGCGAGTCGATGTAGCGGGCGAGCCGGACGTTGCCGGAGGCGGAGTTGATCACTTCGTGGAAGCGCCGGTCGGCGGCCATGAAGGTGGCTTCATCGTGCCTGTCCGCCGCCACGCGCATGGCCTTGAGCTGGGCATCCAGGTCCCTGACCCACGCCGCGGTCCGTTGCGTCACCGCGCGGTAGGTCGCCGGAACCTCCAGCAGCAGCCGGATCGCGAAGACCTCCTCCAGATCGTGCAGCGACGTCTGGAGGATCCGCACCCCGCGGTTGCGCTCGAAGCGCACCATGCCACGCTCGGCCAGCTGGATCAGCGCCTCGCGCACCGGCGTCCGGGACACGCCGAGACGCTCGGCGAGGTCGTGCACCGAGTAGAGACTGCCCGCGACCAGTTCACCGTTGACGATGGCGGTCTTGAGCTCGTCGAGGAGCTTCCCGGCGAGGTTGGCGTCGTTCCCGATCTGCCGCATCCGCGCATTTTCCCACGCCGCACGCGGTTTCACGCCGCAGGCGCCGGGTACGCCCTCCGGCATGGACGCGGAGATCACCTTGCGCGTCGACGGCGCCGCCCGCCGCCTGACGCTGGACACCCGCACCACGCTCCTGGACGCCCTGCGTGAACGGCTCGGGGTGACCAGTCCGAAGAAGGGCTGTGACCACGGTCAGTGCGGCGCGTGCACGGTGCTGATCGGCGGCAGGCGGGTGCTGTCCTGCCTGTCGCTCGCGATCGCCCAGGACGGGGCCGAGGTCACCACCGCCGAAGGGCTCGCGGACGACGGCGAGCTGCACCCCGTCCAGCGGGCGTTCCTCGAACACGACGGATTCCAGTGCGGGTACTGCACGCCGGGCCAGATCTGCTCCGCCGTCGGGATGCTCGACGAGGCCGGGCAGGGCTGGCCGAGCCACGTCACCCCGGACATGAGCACGCGTCCCGCCCTCACCCGCGCCGAGATCGCCGAGCGGATGAGCGGCAACCTGTGCCGGTGCGCCGCCTACGACGGGATCGTGGGCGCGATCGAGGAGGCCGCGCGGTGAAACCGTTCGCCTACGACTCCCCCGCCGACGCCGCCACCGCGGTCCGGACCGTCGCCGGGGACCCGTCGGCCATGTACCTGGGCGGCGGCACGAACCTGGTCGACCACCTCAAACTCGGCGTCGCCCGGCCGGGCCGGATCGTTGACGTCACCCACCTGACCTCGACCGAAATCGTCGAACGGGACGGCGGGCTGTCGATCGGCGCCGGGGTCCGCAACAGCGAGCTGGCCGCCGATCCGCGGGTGCGGTCCCGCTACCCGGTGCTGGCTTCGGCGTTGCTGGCCGGCGCGTCCGGGCAGCTGCGCAACATGGCCACCACCGGCGGGAACCCGTTGCAGCGCACGCGGTGTGTGTACTTCCAGGACGTCACCACAGCGTGCAACAAGCGTGAGCCGGGTTCGGGCTGCTCGGCGATCGGCGGGTACACGCGCTACCACGCGATCCTCGGCGCGTCTTCGGAGTGCGTGGCCACGCACCCGTCGGACATGGCGGTCGCGCTGGCCGCGCTGGACGCCTCGGTGCGGGTGCTCGGACCGGACGGCGAGCGCACGATCCCGTTCACCGAACTGCACCGGCTGCCCGGCGACTCGCCGGAGAAGGACACGGTGCTGGAGCACGGCGACCTGATCACCGCGATCGACTTGCCCGCGCCTCCCGGAGACCGCCAGCGGTACCGCAAGGTCCGCGACCGCGCCTCCTACGCTTTCGCGCTCGTGTCGGTGGCGGCGGTGCTGTCCGTGGACGACGGCAGGATCCGGGACGCGCGCCTCGCGTTCGGCGGGGTGGCGCACAAGCCGTGGCGGGCGTGGCAGGCCGAAGACACGCTACGCGATGCTCATGTTTCGGAGGACGTGTTCCGCGCCGCAGCCGAGGCCGAGCTCGCGCAGGCGGAACCGTTGCCCGGCAACGAGTTCAAGGTTCCCCTGCTGACCCGCACTCTCGTCGCCGTCCTCCGGGAGCTGTCATGACCGCGATCGGCAAACCGCTGGTGCGGCGCGATGGTGCGCGCAAGGTCACCGGGACCGCCACCTACGCCTACGAAACACCACTCGACGCGCCCCTGTTCTGCCATCCCGTGCAGGCCACGGTGGCGCGGGGCCGGATCACCGCGATCCACACCGCCGACGCGGAGATGCTCGACGGGGTGCTGGACGTGATCACCTACCGCACCGCCGAACGGCTCGCGTCCACCGAGGACGCCGAGCTGGCGGCGCTGCAGGACCGGGAGGTCGCCTTCCGCGGGCAGCTGGTCGGGCTGGTGCTCGCCGAGTCGTCGGAGAGCGCGCGGCACGGCGCGGAACTGGTGACCGTGGACTATCACGAGCACGCGCACGACACCGAGCTGTCCGCCGACCGTGACGATCTCTACCGGCCCGAGAAGGTCAACCCCTCGTTTCCGACGGACACCGGCACCGGGGATGTGGACGCCGCCATGGCCGCGACGGATGTGACGGTCGAGCAGACCTACCGCACGGCGATGTACCACAACAACCCGATGGAGCCGCACGCCACGACGGCGTGGTGGGACAACGACTCCTTGACGCTGTGGGACTCGACGCAGGGCGTGCACCCGTCACGCACGACGGTCGCGAAAGTGTTCGGGCTGCCCGAAGAGCGGGTGCGCGTGGTGTGCCCGTTCGTCGGCGGCGGGTTCGGCTCCAAGGGACTGCCGCACGTGAACGTCGTGGCGGCCGCGATGGCCGCGCGAGCCCATCCGGGACGGCCGGTGAAGCTCGCGCTGACGCGGCAGCAGATGTTTTCGCTGGCCGGGTACCGGACGCCGACGATCCAGAAGATGCGGCTGGGCGCGGACTCCGACGGGCGGTTGGCGGCGATCAGCCTGGACGTGGTCGAGCAGACGTCGCGGATCAAGGAGTTCGCGGAACAGACCGCGTTGCCCGCGCGCATGATGTACGCCGCGCCGAACCGCCGCACCACGCACCGGCTGGCGGCGCTGGACGTGCCGGTGCCGTCGTGGATGCGCGCGCCCGGCGAGTGCCCCGGCATGTTCGGGCCCGAGGTGGCGATGGACGAACTGGCCTGCGAGCTGGGCATCGACCCGATCGAACTGCGGGTGCGCAACGAGCCGGAGACGGACCCGGATTCGGGAAATCCGTTCTCCAGCCGTCACCTGGTGGAGTGCCTGCGCGAGGGTGCGCGCCGGTTCGGCTGGGCGGGGCGCGATCCGCGGCCCGGCGTCCGGCTGGAGGACGGGTGGCTGGTCGGCACCGGCGTCGCCGCGTCGGTGTATCCGGCGCGGACCAACCCCGGGTCCACCGCGAACGTGCGGTTCGACGGCGGCCGGTACGTCGTCGAGATCGGCGCGGCCGACCTGGGCACCGGCGCGTGGACCGTGCTGCCGCAGATCGCCGCGGACGCGCTCGGTGTGCCCGTCGAGGAGGTCGACGTCCGGATCGGCGACACCGACTACCCGAAGGCGACGGTGGCAGGCGGGTCCACCGGAACGGCGACGTGGGGTTCGGCGATCGTCGAGGCGGCGCGGACGTTCCGCGACAAGTTCGGCCGCGACCCCGGCGACGGCGACGAGGCCGACGCGACGACCGGGGAGAACCCGGCGAGCGAGCGGTACGCGATGTACGCGTTCGGCGCCCAGTTCACCGAGGCGCGGGTGCACGCCGACACCGGCGAGATCCGGGTGCCCCGGCTGCTCGGGGTGTTCGCCGCGGGCCGCATCATCAACCCGCGGACGGCGCGGTCGCAGTTCCTCGGCGGCATGACGATGGGCCTGTCGATGGCGTTGCACGAGGACAGCGTGTGGGATCCGCGGTTCGGGCAGGTGGTGAACCACGATCTGGCCGAATACC
This is a stretch of genomic DNA from Amycolatopsis endophytica. It encodes these proteins:
- a CDS encoding FAD-binding and (Fe-S)-binding domain-containing protein, producing the protein MTVATDERVARFLGELGHALTGEVESGTTARATYSMDASNYRHVPVAVVFPSTVEDLETTVRLCREYGIPITARGSGTSIGGQALGRGVVVDYSRHLDRVLEIDPQARTARVQPGVVLDALRAAAAPHGLTFGPDPSTHSRCTIGGMVGNDACGSHSVAWGRTADNVIALDVLTADGARLVIGPELPEDPRVAASKQLALDNLALLRTAFPTIPRRVSGYALEQLLPENGTNLVRALVGTEGTCVLLTEITVRLVPAPAARALVVAGYADDIAAADAVPSVLPLKPLTVEGMGRDLIDSLLTRRSHPAVDLLPEGRGWLFVEVGGADAADAAARAADVADVLTRETGAATVVETRPADQRVLWSVREAAAGIVTRMADGSEAWPGWEDSAVPPANLGVYLRDFRALLGKYGLTGVPYGHFGEGCVHVRINFGLTSEEGRRQFRAFMEDAADLVVRHGGSLSGEHGDGQARAELLSRMYPPEILALFERFKAIWDPGDLLNPGNLVHPRALDADLRFDGPVRSLPLTLKYPHDGGSLATATRRCVGVGACVDKSSGVMCPSYMVTGREEHSTRGRSHLLFEMMRGETITDGWRSSEVLEALDLCLACKGCLSDCPVNVDMASYKAEFLHQHYRGRLRPASHYTLGFLPVLSRLASAAPRLANRVLGGRLSGLVKKAGGITPERSLPRFAPRTFRRGFRGREQGRPRVVLWPDTFTNFLSPEVGHDAVRVLEHAGFDVVLPSSSVCCGLTWISTGQLGVARKVLRRTLRVLRPELEAGTPVVGLEPSCLAVFRHDSRELLDEAELHGLPSQAFTLAEFLERYAPDVEFPRVEATAITQQHCHQHAVVGNAAEERLLRRVGVANRTLDSGCCGLAGNFGVEKGHYEVSVGAAARVLVPEVNAASPDTMVLADGFSCRTQIDDLTGREALHLAQVLARALDDGVSQR
- a CDS encoding FmdB family zinc ribbon protein, coding for MPIYDYACDCGNRFEALVPSSASPAPDCECGSVPHRLPPAVRLGGVASAGPSRDDAPKSWRGTGDGDRETVRHWHRQMTRREKLEQKYPELGGDRRPVLAHEGRFAAAPLRAGEPVS
- a CDS encoding hydroxyacid-oxoacid transhydrogenase, whose protein sequence is MTEYLNETVFTWGATPLKFGPGAVDEIGWDLAQMGAQRVLIVTDPGIASTGVPQRVADAAKAGGLTVEVYDQVHVEPTDVSIQAAVDFAKESEWDGFIAVGGGSSIDTAKAINLMTTYPADLYDYVNKPIGQGKAPDGPLKPLVAVPTTAGTGSETTPVCIMDFLDLKVKAGISHPRLRPSMAVVDPLLTLSMPPEVTAASGMDVLCHALESYTAKPFDSFARHRPETRVAYCGSNPISDAWTEQALTLLARSFRKAVLNGGDLAARSDMMLAATFAGMGFGNAGVHIPHACAYPIAGRVKDYRPKNYPQDEALVPHGESVSLTAPAAFRFTFPTNPDKHLRAARILDPHAPEQHDPVDQLPFVLSSLMRDIGTPNGIGGVGYDESDISGLVDGTLKQERLLATAPRPVRGEDLSAIFAESIENW
- a CDS encoding N-acyl homoserine lactonase family protein; the protein is MTAPSKVHLLRTGTMECDQTWLLLKPGATITDRSDTRKEAVWTTCPTHAVLIEHPDGRILWDTGVPQDWETRWAPTGLQEFFPVQEGTSYLQDSLASLELTPDDIDVLVLSHLHFDHAANAKLFDNGKTRIVVNSDEHDGALGIDGPFKGAHLKVDYEGIDYELVSGDAEIAPGVSVIATPGHTWGTMSLRVDLPGAGTKIFTSDAVYLDESWGPPAVGAAIVWDSVRWLESVEKLRRIAEETNAEVIFGHDPAQAATLPFAPDGHFG
- a CDS encoding GntR family transcriptional regulator produces the protein MRQIGNDANLAGKLLDELKTAIVNGELVAGSLYSVHDLAERLGVSRTPVREALIQLAERGMVRFERNRGVRILQTSLHDLEEVFAIRLLLEVPATYRAVTQRTAAWVRDLDAQLKAMRVAADRHDEATFMAADRRFHEVINSASGNVRLARYIDSLRDMVLLRGSSTVDTSRTLADILAEHEEIFARIEAGEAAAAAESMRAHLLHTGRLLISQEAAASGDALPPVSLEWTAYPGVD
- a CDS encoding 2Fe-2S iron-sulfur cluster-binding protein — protein: MDAEITLRVDGAARRLTLDTRTTLLDALRERLGVTSPKKGCDHGQCGACTVLIGGRRVLSCLSLAIAQDGAEVTTAEGLADDGELHPVQRAFLEHDGFQCGYCTPGQICSAVGMLDEAGQGWPSHVTPDMSTRPALTRAEIAERMSGNLCRCAAYDGIVGAIEEAAR
- a CDS encoding FAD binding domain-containing protein, which produces MKPFAYDSPADAATAVRTVAGDPSAMYLGGGTNLVDHLKLGVARPGRIVDVTHLTSTEIVERDGGLSIGAGVRNSELAADPRVRSRYPVLASALLAGASGQLRNMATTGGNPLQRTRCVYFQDVTTACNKREPGSGCSAIGGYTRYHAILGASSECVATHPSDMAVALAALDASVRVLGPDGERTIPFTELHRLPGDSPEKDTVLEHGDLITAIDLPAPPGDRQRYRKVRDRASYAFALVSVAAVLSVDDGRIRDARLAFGGVAHKPWRAWQAEDTLRDAHVSEDVFRAAAEAELAQAEPLPGNEFKVPLLTRTLVAVLRELS
- a CDS encoding xanthine dehydrogenase family protein molybdopterin-binding subunit, giving the protein MTAIGKPLVRRDGARKVTGTATYAYETPLDAPLFCHPVQATVARGRITAIHTADAEMLDGVLDVITYRTAERLASTEDAELAALQDREVAFRGQLVGLVLAESSESARHGAELVTVDYHEHAHDTELSADRDDLYRPEKVNPSFPTDTGTGDVDAAMAATDVTVEQTYRTAMYHNNPMEPHATTAWWDNDSLTLWDSTQGVHPSRTTVAKVFGLPEERVRVVCPFVGGGFGSKGLPHVNVVAAAMAARAHPGRPVKLALTRQQMFSLAGYRTPTIQKMRLGADSDGRLAAISLDVVEQTSRIKEFAEQTALPARMMYAAPNRRTTHRLAALDVPVPSWMRAPGECPGMFGPEVAMDELACELGIDPIELRVRNEPETDPDSGNPFSSRHLVECLREGARRFGWAGRDPRPGVRLEDGWLVGTGVAASVYPARTNPGSTANVRFDGGRYVVEIGAADLGTGAWTVLPQIAADALGVPVEEVDVRIGDTDYPKATVAGGSTGTATWGSAIVEAARTFRDKFGRDPGDGDEADATTGENPASERYAMYAFGAQFTEARVHADTGEIRVPRLLGVFAAGRIINPRTARSQFLGGMTMGLSMALHEDSVWDPRFGQVVNHDLAEYHVSVNADVDDVQAHWLDEQDDQVNPLGSKGIGEIGIVGTAASVVNAVFHATGARIRDLPVTLDKVLPFLP